From the genome of Labrus bergylta chromosome 12, fLabBer1.1, whole genome shotgun sequence, one region includes:
- the LOC109985567 gene encoding E3 ubiquitin/ISG15 ligase TRIM25-like translates to MSSCKPEEQLAYELSCPICLQLYSDPVVLPCGHNYCRVCIKMTADSVVETLPRCPECRVEFQSVNTLQKNFKLCSIIEGYQATASLLSRQTETESEGAEVFCDHCIDEQSLAVKTCLKCEVSLCSRHLQRHQEKESFRGHTVVEPAGELGMRGCGIHRRPFEYFCSSDMALLCATCFVEGFHQKHDILTFSVAEEEMRRALESRSKVVSSRLQVTESLLQKTAEEQGASEAVGDKLVNKAVTVMENIAALVDRYRERLHVMLEEERGHRRNSWQQGLGALKMQQQQLQEAQQSALEVLNETDTCVFIKRFMQIEHELREVVASTIPSKVPSKAPLITKRLQVGLKTQDFRSEMTHLVDSLHILLNPLDLTFNLVTAHPSLIVSNDLCTVKYSSTKQPYCEHPERFMTAPQVLCSQGFSSGEHVWVVEVGPNTQWSLGVCYKSILRRGDHSRLGHNSVSWRLQRKNGKLTVCQSSCNVALGEMTNYPLTIEVALDYEGGTVIFHSTKGHRDHLHTFRTVFREPVYPAFSIHSNTPESWITLQSGM, encoded by the exons ATGTCTTCTTGCAAGCCGGAGGAGCAGTTGGCCTACGAGCTGAGCTGCCCCATCTGCCTCCAGCTCTACTCAGATCCGGTGGTTCTCCCCTGTGGCCACAACTACTGTCGAGTCTGTATCAAGATGACAGCGGACTCTGTCGTCGAAACACTTCCACGTTGCCCGGAGTGCCGTGTGGAATTTCAGAGCGTGAATACCCTGCAGAAGAACTTCAAACTCTGCAGCATCATCGAGGGTTACCAAGCCACTGCCTCCCTCCTCAGCAGGCAAACTGAGACCGAGTCCGAGGGTGCCGAGGTTTTCTGCGACCACTGCATCGACGAGCAGTCGCTGGCGGTGAAGACCTGCCTGAAGTGCGAGGTGTCGCTGTGCTCCAGGCACCTCCAGAGGCACCAGGAAAAGGAGTCGTTCAGGGGTCACACTGTGGTGGAGCCCGCAGGGGAGCTGGGCATGAGGGGCTGTGGAATCCACCGGCGTCCCTTTGAGTACTTCTGCTCCAGCGACATGGCCTTGCTGTGCGCCACTTGCTTCGTAGAGGGCTTTCATCAGAAACACGACATTCTTACCTTCAGTGTGGCCGAAGAGGAGATGAGACGAGCGCTGGAGAGCCGCAGCAAG gTGGTTTCCAGTCGGCTGCAGGTGACTGAGAGTCTCCTACAGAAGACGGCCGAGGAGCAGGGAGCGTCTGAAGCTGTGGGGGACAAACTGGTGAACAAGGCCGTCACAGTGATGGAGAATATCGCTGCTCTAGTGGACAG gtacAGGGAGCGTCTACACGTAATGTTGGAAGAAGAAAGGGGCCATCGCAGAAACAGCTGGCAGCAGGGACTGGGTGCACTCAAGatgcaacagcagcagctgcaggaggccCAGCAAAGCGCCCTAGAGGTCCTCAATGAGACGGACACATGCGTCTTTATAAAAAG GTTCATGCAGATTGAACATGAGCTGAGAGAAGTTGTCGCAAGTACCATTCCTTCAAAGGTCCCCTCAAAGGCTCCGCTCATCACCAAACGGCTCCAGGTGGGCCTCAAAACCCAAGACTTCCGCTCAGAAATGACCCACCTCGTAGACTCCCTCCACATCCTCCTCAACCCCTTGGACCTCACTTTTAACCTCGTTACCGCCCACCCTAGCCTGATAGTCTCCAATGATCTGTGCACAGTCAAGTACAGCTCCACCAAGCAGCCGTATTGTGAGCACCCAGAGCGTTTTATGACTGCACCCCAGGTCCTGTGCAGCCAGGGATTCTCAAGTGGCGAGCATGTGTGGGTGGTAGAAGTCGGTCCCAATACCCAGTGGTCGCTGGGTGTGTGCTACAAGAGCATCCTTCGCCGTGGTGATCACAGTCGATTAGGACACAACTCTGTGTCCTGGCGGCTGCAGCGGAAGAACGGAAAGCTGACGGTGTGCCAGTCCTCCTGTAATGTGGCTCTTGGAGAAATGACCAATTATCCACTGACAATTGAGGTAGCTTTGGACTATGAGGGAGGGACAGTAATATTTCACAGCACCAAAGGGCACAGGGATCACCTCCATACCTTCAGGACTGTGTTCAGGGAGCCGGTTTACCCAGCGTTTAGTATCCATTCCAACACACCAGAGTCCTGgatcactctgcagagtgggATGTAA
- the LOC109985600 gene encoding twist-related protein 2-like yields the protein MREEEPSSDDQPEGGVVSNEENMVKPPSNACPVVVPTPGVNGRKRQTDSHMVDHVTTITPTTSADGKVTPGDNIHIYTRTGPKRIKNSPQDRSPSSSQSLSPVPGPSPGSLSGLEDPHGQRVIANIRERQRTQSLNDAFASLRKIIPTLPSDKLSKIQTLKLASRYIDFLYQVLQSDEMDSKMAGCNYLAHERLSYAFSVWRMEGAWSSMSAGR from the coding sequence atgagagaggaggagccCTCCAGTGATGATCAACCTGAGGGAGGGGTGGTGTCTAATGAGGAGAACATGGTAAAACCACCTTCTAACGCCTGTCCTGTTGTTGTACCCACACCAGGCGTCAATGGACGCAAAcggcagacagactcacacatgGTGGACCACGTTACCACAATAACTCCCACCACTTCAGCAGACGGCAAGGTCACACCAGGGGACAACATCCACATCTACACCCGAACTGGACCCAAAAGAATCAAGAATAGCCCTCAAGATCGGTCGCCTTCCTCCAGCCAGTCCCTTTCTCCTGTCCCTGGTCCAAGTCCTGGAAGTCTCTCGGGTCTGGAGGATCCACACGGCCAGCGAGTGATCGCCAACATCAGGGAGCGCCAGCGGACACAGTCCCTAAATGACGCCTTCGCCTCATTGCGCAAGATAATCCCAACGCTGCCGTCGGACAAACTGAGCAAGATCCAGACCCTGAAGCTGGCATCGCGCTACATCGACTTTCTGTATCAGGTTCTGCAGAGCGATGAGATGGACTCTAAGATGGCCGGATGTAACTACCTGGCCCACGAGAGACTCAGCTATGCCTTCTCCGTTTGGAGGATGGAGGGCGCCTGGTCGAGCATGTCTGCTGGTCGATAG